One genomic segment of Lebetimonas natsushimae includes these proteins:
- a CDS encoding branched-chain amino acid ABC transporter permease: protein MKNLTPAKYFTLIGIVTLIFIGFLYVSPKIFSDYTTTVLGNVYIFIILAISYNLINGVTGQFSLEPNGFVAIGAYVTALLMLSPDIKADMYMIADPLPIIRDIYLPNPFLALIISGIVSALVALTLAFPVFRVRGDYLAIVTLGFGFIIRIFLINNPSISNGSMGLDSIPGFASYFWIGVVCLITVILVYNIVYSKHGRAMKAVRDDEDAALAMGINTFKTKTIAFMTSAFFEGVGGGLLASSIGSISPDQFTFMLTFQLLIIIVLGGLGSMSGAIIGTLLLIGGMEVLRPLDDANWQLGPVHGIPGLRMVVFSLILLLIMLFARRGILGDKEIWDYIKIRRNK from the coding sequence ATGAAAAATTTGACACCTGCAAAATATTTTACATTAATAGGAATTGTGACACTAATATTTATAGGATTTTTATACGTTTCACCAAAAATATTCAGTGACTACACTACCACAGTTTTGGGAAATGTATATATTTTTATAATTTTAGCAATTAGCTATAACCTTATAAACGGAGTTACCGGTCAGTTTTCATTAGAGCCAAACGGATTTGTGGCGATCGGTGCTTATGTTACCGCTTTGCTTATGCTAAGCCCCGATATAAAAGCAGATATGTATATGATAGCGGATCCTCTCCCAATAATCAGAGACATTTATCTGCCAAATCCTTTTTTAGCTTTAATAATAAGCGGAATTGTTTCGGCTCTTGTGGCTTTAACCCTTGCATTCCCCGTATTTAGGGTAAGAGGGGATTATTTGGCAATCGTAACACTGGGATTTGGTTTTATTATTAGAATTTTCTTAATCAACAACCCGTCTATTTCAAACGGTTCTATGGGACTTGATTCTATCCCGGGATTTGCAAGTTATTTCTGGATAGGTGTTGTTTGCTTAATTACCGTAATTCTGGTATATAATATTGTTTATTCTAAACACGGCCGGGCAATGAAAGCGGTAAGAGACGATGAAGATGCTGCCCTTGCCATGGGGATTAATACTTTTAAAACAAAAACCATCGCTTTTATGACAAGTGCATTTTTTGAAGGGGTTGGTGGAGGACTTCTGGCAAGTTCGATAGGATCAATCAGTCCTGACCAGTTTACGTTTATGCTTACATTCCAATTACTGATTATTATCGTTTTAGGCGGACTTGGAAGTATGAGCGGAGCAATTATTGGAACACTGCTTTTAATAGGTGGTATGGAAGTACTAAGACCGCTTGATGATGCAAACTGGCAATTGGGGCCGGTTCATGGAATCCCTGGTCTTAGAATGGTTGTATTTAGTTTAATATTACTTTTAATTATGCTTTTTGCAAGACGTGGTATTTTAGGGGATAAAGAAATTTGGGATTATATAAAAATAAGGAGAAATAAATGA
- a CDS encoding branched-chain amino acid ABC transporter permease: protein MSISFILQQIINGFSLGSMYALIAIGYTLVYGVLRLINFAHGDIMMVGAFMAFIFFKILGLNFYVAVTLSIIVTAIVGILTYVTAYKPLLDKGAPKISLLITAIGISFFLESLFNVIANQYLGGTYQAFYFPKWFSKIIHIDSITIPVLTLIVPIMTILLLLLVLWILYKTKIGIAIRAIAFDINTVKLMGADANKIIAFVFALGSALAAIGGISYAMAYPSIDPYMGMLVGLKAFAAAVVGGIGSVTGAVIGGFILGFAEVAIPGFFPELGGWKDAFAFIFLIFVLLFKPTGIMGIDFERQRF from the coding sequence ATGAGCATTAGTTTTATTTTACAGCAGATAATAAACGGATTTTCACTCGGGAGTATGTATGCTTTAATTGCTATTGGATACACATTGGTATATGGTGTTTTAAGATTAATTAACTTCGCTCACGGCGACATTATGATGGTCGGAGCATTTATGGCCTTTATTTTTTTCAAAATACTTGGACTAAATTTTTATGTAGCTGTCACTTTATCTATAATAGTAACTGCTATTGTGGGAATACTCACATATGTAACCGCATATAAACCTTTACTTGATAAAGGGGCTCCTAAAATTTCATTATTGATTACTGCAATCGGTATTTCATTTTTTCTTGAAAGTCTTTTTAATGTAATAGCTAATCAATATCTCGGTGGTACATATCAGGCTTTTTATTTCCCAAAATGGTTCTCTAAAATCATTCATATAGATTCAATCACTATTCCTGTTTTAACATTAATAGTTCCTATTATGACAATTTTACTTTTATTGCTTGTATTATGGATTTTATATAAAACAAAAATAGGAATTGCCATCAGGGCAATAGCTTTTGATATAAATACAGTTAAATTAATGGGGGCTGATGCGAACAAAATTATTGCTTTTGTATTTGCTCTTGGCTCTGCACTTGCGGCAATAGGTGGAATTTCCTATGCTATGGCGTATCCGAGTATCGATCCATACATGGGTATGCTGGTAGGACTTAAAGCATTTGCAGCTGCAGTTGTCGGAGGTATCGGAAGTGTAACAGGTGCTGTAATCGGAGGATTTATTCTAGGGTTTGCCGAAGTTGCTATTCCCGGATTTTTCCCGGAACTTGGAGGCTGGAAAGACGCATTTGCATTTATTTTCCTAATTTTTGTATTATTGTTTAAACCAACCGGAATTATGGGAATAGATTTTGAAAGACAAAGGTTTTAA
- the pckA gene encoding phosphoenolpyruvate carboxykinase (ATP) — protein MLNLEGIDTSNKTIIHNPSYDKIIEDTLKKGEVVLTKSGATAVDTGEFTGRSPNDKFFVKQPPSEQYIAWGEINHPITLETFKNLEAFTKEELNKKNEIYVIDVFVGASKSSRRAIRFVTPIAWQAHFVMNMFILPSEEELKNFKPDFTFLVAGEARYPKWKENNLNSDIFVAFNIEENKAVMTGTLYGGELKKGIFTMMNYWLPLEGKLSMHCSANVGEKGDVALFFGLSGTGKTTLSTDPNRKLIGDDEHGWDDEGVFNFEGGCYAKVINLDKNSEPEIYNAIKRNALLENVKVLENGEVDFTDSSKTENTRVSYPIEHIENHECTLRGGHPKNIIFLSADAFGVLPPVSKLTKEQAMYYFLSGYTAKVAGTERGITEPVATFSACFGEPFLPLHPTVYAKLLGEKIDKHGVNVYLVNTGWTGGPYGVGKRMSIKDTRACINAILDGSIENAEFEILPVFDLAIPKELPGVNTEVLNPRNTWADKEAYDKQLRKLAQMFIENFKRYEDVKEGKEYEKAGPKI, from the coding sequence ATGTTAAATTTAGAAGGTATTGATACCAGTAATAAAACAATTATTCATAATCCAAGTTATGATAAAATAATTGAAGATACTTTAAAAAAAGGTGAAGTTGTTTTAACTAAAAGTGGGGCGACAGCTGTTGATACGGGCGAATTTACAGGAAGAAGTCCGAATGATAAATTTTTTGTAAAACAGCCGCCGAGTGAACAGTATATTGCATGGGGGGAGATTAATCATCCAATAACTCTTGAAACTTTTAAAAATTTAGAAGCTTTTACCAAAGAAGAATTAAATAAAAAAAATGAAATTTATGTTATTGATGTATTTGTAGGCGCCAGTAAAAGCAGTAGAAGGGCTATCAGATTTGTAACACCAATAGCATGGCAGGCACATTTTGTAATGAATATGTTTATACTGCCTTCTGAAGAGGAATTAAAAAATTTTAAACCTGATTTTACATTTTTAGTAGCAGGGGAAGCAAGATATCCTAAATGGAAAGAAAATAATTTAAATAGTGATATTTTTGTTGCATTTAATATTGAAGAAAACAAAGCTGTAATGACAGGTACACTATATGGCGGTGAGCTTAAAAAAGGAATATTTACTATGATGAATTATTGGCTGCCGCTTGAGGGTAAACTTTCAATGCACTGTTCTGCAAATGTAGGAGAAAAAGGTGATGTAGCATTATTTTTTGGACTTTCTGGTACTGGAAAAACTACGCTTTCAACGGATCCAAATAGAAAACTTATAGGTGATGATGAACATGGATGGGATGATGAAGGTGTATTTAACTTTGAAGGCGGATGTTATGCAAAAGTTATAAATCTTGACAAAAACAGTGAACCTGAAATTTACAATGCTATTAAAAGAAATGCATTACTTGAAAATGTAAAAGTTTTAGAAAATGGAGAAGTAGATTTTACCGACAGTTCAAAAACAGAAAATACAAGAGTAAGCTATCCGATAGAACATATTGAGAATCATGAATGTACACTTAGGGGCGGACATCCTAAAAATATTATCTTTTTAAGTGCTGATGCTTTCGGTGTGTTGCCGCCTGTAAGCAAACTTACAAAAGAACAGGCAATGTATTATTTCCTAAGCGGGTATACTGCAAAAGTTGCTGGAACTGAGAGAGGAATTACAGAACCGGTTGCAACATTTAGCGCATGTTTTGGTGAGCCTTTCTTACCGCTTCATCCAACTGTTTATGCAAAACTTCTTGGAGAAAAAATCGATAAACACGGAGTTAATGTTTATTTGGTGAACACAGGTTGGACAGGTGGACCTTATGGTGTAGGTAAAAGAATGAGTATCAAAGATACAAGAGCATGTATTAATGCAATTCTTGATGGAAGCATTGAAAACGCCGAATTTGAAATTTTACCAGTGTTTGATTTAGCAATTCCAAAAGAACTTCCGGGAGTGAACACAGAAGTTTTAAATCCAAGAAATACCTGGGCTGACAAAGAGGCATATGATAAACAACTTAGAAAATTGGCTCAAATGTTTATTGAAAACTTTAAAAGATATGAAGATGTAAAAGAAGGAAAAGAATACGAAAAAGCAGGTCCTAAAATTTAA
- a CDS encoding alpha/beta hydrolase has protein sequence MQDKKIFNRIWAKPYEPRIAKKIYFTTSDRIKLEGAITKNGENLPLVLYFSGNANNAVEFLDKIASKIKNFNFIGFNYPGYAGSEGKPCEKCIEKYALEIFDKYKPDIIIGRSLGTAVASYVASKRKVKGIILITPFDSIENIAKKRYPIFPISLLLKHKFKEAKFISQTDAPVIIIALKNDDMIPNTSLQNLLKNIKNLKKIIYIDGVKHGFIYEHPDITNILINALSSFYKI, from the coding sequence ATGCAAGATAAAAAAATATTTAACAGAATTTGGGCCAAACCTTATGAACCGCGTATTGCAAAAAAAATTTATTTTACAACAAGCGACAGAATTAAACTTGAAGGTGCAATCACAAAAAATGGCGAAAACTTACCTTTAGTTTTATATTTCAGCGGAAATGCAAATAATGCCGTTGAATTTTTAGATAAAATCGCTTCTAAAATAAAAAATTTTAATTTCATAGGATTTAATTATCCTGGATACGCCGGAAGTGAAGGTAAACCTTGTGAAAAATGTATTGAAAAATACGCTCTTGAAATATTTGATAAATACAAACCGGATATAATAATAGGGAGAAGCTTAGGAACTGCCGTTGCTAGTTATGTGGCAAGCAAAAGAAAAGTTAAAGGCATCATTTTAATTACTCCGTTTGACAGCATTGAAAATATTGCAAAAAAGAGATATCCTATTTTTCCAATCTCATTGCTTTTAAAACATAAATTTAAAGAAGCCAAATTTATATCACAAACAGATGCCCCTGTAATTATTATAGCTCTCAAAAATGACGACATGATTCCAAACACGTCTCTTCAAAATTTATTGAAAAATATTAAAAATCTTAAAAAAATTATTTATATAGATGGGGTAAAACACGGTTTTATTTATGAACATCCTGATATAACTAATATTTTAATAAATGCTCTATCCTCTTTTTATAAAATTTAA
- a CDS encoding thiazole synthase, which produces MSDILKIGKYEFTSRLIVGSGKYPDFKTTRDATLASGAEMITVAVRRVNILDPNEENLLDYFKDTDVKILPNSAGCTTAEEAITLFRLVKEATGIDIIKLEIIGDTAKTLYPDVMETLKACETLAKEDFTVMAYTNDDPIMAKRLENAGAAAVMPLAAPIGSGLGIQNRYNVVFIKDAVNVPVIVDAGIGTASDAAVAMELGADGVLTNTAIAKASNPIAMAEAMKHAVIAGRMAYKAGRIPKKPYATASSPLEGLIEF; this is translated from the coding sequence ATGAGCGATATTTTAAAAATAGGTAAATACGAATTTACAAGCAGACTAATAGTAGGAAGCGGAAAATATCCGGATTTTAAAACTACAAGAGATGCGACTCTTGCAAGCGGGGCTGAAATGATTACAGTTGCGGTCAGAAGAGTAAATATACTCGACCCGAATGAAGAGAATCTACTCGATTATTTTAAAGATACAGACGTAAAAATTCTGCCAAACTCTGCAGGATGCACAACAGCGGAAGAAGCTATAACATTGTTTAGACTGGTAAAAGAAGCCACAGGAATTGATATTATTAAACTTGAAATCATTGGGGATACTGCAAAAACACTTTATCCTGATGTAATGGAAACTTTAAAAGCATGTGAAACTTTGGCAAAAGAAGATTTTACTGTAATGGCTTATACAAATGACGATCCAATCATGGCAAAAAGGCTTGAAAATGCCGGAGCTGCCGCAGTAATGCCTCTTGCTGCACCAATTGGAAGCGGTCTTGGAATTCAAAACAGATATAATGTTGTATTTATAAAAGACGCTGTAAATGTACCTGTAATTGTAGATGCGGGGATTGGAACTGCAAGCGACGCCGCAGTTGCAATGGAACTTGGAGCAGATGGTGTTTTGACAAATACAGCTATTGCCAAGGCTTCCAATCCAATTGCTATGGCTGAGGCTATGAAACATGCTGTAATTGCAGGAAGAATGGCTTATAAGGCAGGCAGAATTCCGAAAAAACCTTATGCAACTGCCTCTTCACCTCTTGAAGGGCTTATCGAATTTTGA
- the serS gene encoding serine--tRNA ligase encodes MIDLKLLEKNFDTVSQKLKLKGVDENVLNEIKYLFLKKKELKTKLDKLLEQRNKLSKEIGKVIKTDREKAEELKKEVSLLKEEIDKLNNELKAVEDELNQKAMVIPNIPDDDVPVGKDENDNVEIKRWGEIPKFDFEIKPHDELGEKLNWLDFVRGVKLAKSRFTVLKSDAARLERALINFFLEHNREYGFEEVYVPFIVNRETMTATGQLPKFEEDLFKIEGEELFLIPTAEVPLTNLFRDEIIENLDKPIKLTAYTPCFRKEAGSYGKDTKGIIRQHQFDKVELVAITKPEESDRVFEEMVECASRALEKLNLPYRQVMLCTGDLGFSAAKTIDLEVWIPSQNKYREISSVSNTRDFQARRGKIRFKDGKKNRLVHTLNGSSLAVGRTLVAIMENYQTKDGKIKIPDVLKKYL; translated from the coding sequence ATGATAGATTTGAAACTCCTTGAGAAAAATTTTGACACAGTTTCTCAAAAACTTAAATTAAAAGGTGTTGATGAGAATGTTTTAAATGAAATTAAATATCTGTTTTTAAAGAAAAAAGAACTAAAAACAAAACTTGACAAATTACTTGAGCAAAGAAATAAATTATCAAAAGAAATAGGAAAAGTTATAAAAACCGACAGGGAAAAAGCGGAGGAATTAAAAAAAGAAGTTTCTCTGTTAAAAGAGGAAATTGATAAATTGAACAATGAATTAAAAGCAGTGGAAGATGAATTAAATCAAAAAGCAATGGTTATTCCCAATATTCCTGACGATGATGTGCCTGTGGGAAAAGATGAAAATGATAATGTTGAAATTAAAAGATGGGGTGAAATTCCAAAATTTGATTTTGAAATTAAACCGCATGACGAGCTTGGAGAAAAACTGAACTGGTTGGATTTTGTAAGAGGAGTAAAACTTGCCAAAAGCCGTTTTACTGTGTTAAAAAGCGATGCTGCGAGGCTTGAGAGAGCTTTAATTAATTTCTTCTTGGAACACAACAGGGAGTATGGTTTTGAAGAAGTTTATGTGCCTTTTATAGTAAACAGGGAAACTATGACTGCAACAGGACAGCTTCCAAAATTTGAAGAGGATTTGTTTAAGATTGAAGGGGAAGAGCTGTTTTTAATTCCAACGGCTGAGGTTCCGTTAACAAATCTTTTTAGAGATGAAATTATTGAAAATTTGGATAAACCGATTAAACTTACGGCATATACCCCTTGTTTTAGAAAAGAGGCTGGAAGTTACGGAAAAGATACAAAAGGGATTATCCGTCAGCATCAGTTTGATAAAGTAGAACTTGTTGCTATTACTAAACCTGAAGAGAGTGACAGAGTTTTTGAAGAAATGGTAGAATGTGCAAGCAGGGCACTTGAAAAATTAAATCTTCCATACAGACAGGTAATGCTTTGTACAGGTGACCTTGGGTTTAGTGCGGCAAAAACAATAGATTTAGAGGTTTGGATTCCGTCTCAAAATAAATACAGAGAAATCAGCTCTGTATCAAACACTAGAGATTTTCAGGCAAGAAGAGGAAAAATCAGATTTAAAGACGGTAAAAAAAATAGACTTGTACATACTTTAAACGGCAGTAGTTTGGCTGTTGGCAGGACACTTGTAGCTATAATGGAAAATTATCAAACAAAAGATGGAAAAATTAAGATACCCGATGTATTAAAAAAATATTTGTAA
- a CDS encoding MGDG synthase family glycosyltransferase: MKKKILIFYSSIGYGHISAALAVKEFILKKNPDTVVVLKDIRDFMNPLWRKIDEKLYWYIAGNTNKFFDLIFFNFIKKGIGTDFLSLPNDYPEKKVLKFINEMSPDSILATHYGSAQILAMLREKGYLKGIKIGWLHTDFFKGYFPRISKRIDKTFLGHNKLENMWLLSNIPNTKIETTGIPVNIEKTSIKKIINKYKLDETLPTVLIISGKEGVGNYVELIKNIVEICDFPMQIIAVCGKNKIQQLKLEGYKCNLSKNIKLKILGLIPHSELMGIMSFSNVLITKAGGVTPIEAIKVGIPLILLNVIAGHEKKNALFLKRLGVAKLSDNINDTGKYVKSILSSEEEKEKMYKAQEKFRKNFNEDKIVDFLLNEKKEILPTDFGAEYGKPVRNIHVILSKLDNIYPSDIEILLSYSTSIIPQRIIWENPFGHIAIRINKTVYSANYIANPEVDSNFLQHISLSEYLYGVLPFSPSQIHTNTYGMAYGRETIGLRVQGISNEKINLMLKEIIEIENEFKLKKIKWDKIKFNCADVVDRILSAGGYGEYKPKKIKIPAMPLDSFEKAKKIFENDKSIKTVLINYRKITGSNALYSYCKFPLSLKQPIRSIGYIITDSKTKLELSVNNYVQVYFDNDRLDLERLRKINFSRKSVNLLNYKILTESFKYKIQLPKMDLLKINMLNFIKRG; encoded by the coding sequence ATGAAAAAAAAGATACTTATATTTTATTCTTCTATCGGGTATGGGCATATTAGCGCTGCATTAGCGGTAAAAGAATTTATTTTAAAAAAAAATCCTGATACTGTTGTTGTTTTAAAAGACATAAGAGATTTTATGAATCCTTTGTGGCGTAAAATAGATGAAAAATTATATTGGTATATTGCGGGAAATACAAATAAATTTTTTGATTTAATATTTTTTAATTTTATAAAAAAAGGTATAGGTACAGATTTTTTGTCATTACCTAATGATTATCCAGAAAAAAAAGTTTTAAAATTTATAAATGAAATGTCCCCTGATTCCATTTTGGCTACCCATTACGGGTCTGCACAAATTCTTGCAATGTTAAGGGAAAAAGGTTATTTAAAAGGAATCAAGATTGGATGGCTGCACACGGATTTTTTCAAAGGATATTTTCCACGTATATCTAAAAGGATAGATAAAACTTTTTTAGGGCATAACAAATTAGAAAATATGTGGCTTCTTTCAAATATCCCTAACACAAAAATAGAAACAACCGGTATTCCTGTAAATATTGAAAAAACTTCGATAAAAAAAATTATAAATAAATATAAATTAGATGAAACTTTGCCTACTGTATTAATTATTTCCGGGAAAGAAGGTGTTGGAAATTATGTTGAATTAATAAAAAACATTGTTGAAATTTGTGATTTTCCAATGCAGATAATAGCAGTATGTGGAAAAAACAAAATTCAACAGTTGAAATTAGAAGGATATAAATGTAATTTATCTAAAAATATAAAATTAAAAATTCTGGGATTAATACCTCATAGTGAATTGATGGGAATAATGTCTTTTAGTAATGTTTTAATTACGAAAGCGGGAGGAGTTACGCCAATAGAGGCTATTAAAGTAGGAATTCCTTTAATTCTTTTAAATGTAATTGCTGGACATGAGAAAAAAAATGCTCTTTTTTTAAAACGTTTGGGAGTTGCAAAACTCTCTGATAATATCAATGATACAGGTAAGTATGTGAAATCTATTTTATCTTCTGAGGAAGAAAAAGAAAAAATGTATAAAGCCCAGGAAAAATTTAGAAAAAATTTTAATGAGGATAAAATTGTCGATTTTCTATTGAATGAAAAAAAAGAGATATTACCCACAGATTTCGGGGCGGAATATGGTAAACCTGTAAGAAATATACATGTTATTCTGTCCAAATTAGATAATATATACCCATCAGATATAGAAATACTACTTTCATATTCCACTTCGATAATTCCACAGAGGATTATATGGGAAAATCCTTTCGGTCATATCGCAATACGTATAAATAAAACTGTTTACAGTGCTAATTATATTGCAAACCCTGAAGTTGATTCTAATTTTTTACAGCATATAAGTTTAAGTGAATATTTGTATGGGGTTTTACCGTTTTCCCCTTCACAAATTCATACAAATACGTATGGTATGGCTTATGGCAGAGAGACAATTGGATTAAGGGTACAAGGAATTTCTAATGAAAAAATTAATTTAATGTTAAAAGAAATTATTGAAATAGAAAATGAATTTAAATTAAAAAAAATAAAATGGGATAAAATAAAATTCAATTGTGCTGATGTGGTAGATAGAATTTTATCTGCGGGAGGCTATGGTGAATATAAACCAAAGAAAATAAAAATACCTGCAATGCCTCTAGATTCCTTTGAAAAAGCTAAAAAAATTTTTGAAAATGATAAATCTATAAAAACCGTTTTAATTAATTACCGTAAAATAACAGGTAGCAATGCTTTATATTCTTATTGTAAATTTCCACTTTCATTAAAACAGCCAATTAGGTCTATCGGATATATAATTACTGATTCCAAAACCAAGTTGGAATTATCTGTAAACAATTATGTACAAGTTTATTTTGATAATGATAGACTAGATTTAGAACGTTTAAGAAAAATTAATTTTTCAAGAAAATCGGTAAATTTATTAAATTATAAAATTTTAACTGAAAGTTTTAAATATAAAATACAACTTCCTAAAATGGATTTGTTAAAAATAAATATGTTAAATTTTATAAAAAGAGGATAG
- a CDS encoding ABC transporter substrate-binding protein, whose protein sequence is MKKIMAIGLSALVASTLFAKEIKVGVLQPLTGPIASFGQKTLDGIKLIHSKYSKLPNGDTIKLVIVDNQFDKVQTVNGYKRLASGEKVIAIEGPLASSMALSIKRFAGATKTPTVTQIATNPRVTKGSKYITRACFTDDFQGTVAAKYALKHGLKNAVIVFDMKQDYSVGLAKAFEKAYKQGGGKVLKKLFINSGDKDFNAQVAQIKRLNPAFIYTPIYAPEEGLFLRQLRAAGVKSPVMGGDGIADPGLLMKLAGKAANGVMYTDHFDPAKAPTKLSEEFIKEFKTKYGRLPSAFAATGADGYLLIYNGIKECDTPANTKNFLQFKQCVNNAIRHTKNLEAVTGKLTIDPKTGNPVNKPAVVEQIVDGKTVFKELVQP, encoded by the coding sequence ATGAAAAAAATTATGGCGATAGGGCTTAGTGCATTAGTTGCTTCAACACTTTTTGCAAAAGAAATTAAAGTAGGTGTGCTTCAACCTTTAACTGGACCGATTGCAAGTTTCGGTCAAAAAACACTTGATGGAATAAAACTTATTCATTCAAAATACAGCAAACTGCCAAATGGAGACACAATTAAACTCGTAATTGTAGATAACCAATTTGACAAAGTTCAGACTGTAAACGGTTACAAAAGACTTGCTAGTGGTGAAAAAGTTATTGCAATTGAAGGACCTCTTGCATCATCAATGGCACTTTCTATTAAAAGATTTGCCGGAGCTACTAAAACTCCTACTGTAACTCAAATTGCAACAAACCCAAGAGTTACAAAAGGAAGTAAATATATAACAAGGGCTTGTTTTACAGACGATTTTCAAGGAACAGTTGCCGCAAAATATGCTCTAAAACATGGGCTTAAAAATGCTGTAATTGTATTTGACATGAAACAGGATTATTCAGTAGGTCTTGCAAAAGCGTTTGAAAAAGCTTATAAACAAGGTGGAGGAAAAGTTCTTAAAAAATTATTTATAAATTCAGGTGACAAAGATTTCAACGCTCAAGTAGCACAAATTAAAAGATTAAATCCTGCATTTATTTATACACCAATTTATGCACCGGAAGAAGGACTATTCTTAAGACAATTAAGAGCTGCTGGAGTAAAATCTCCTGTAATGGGTGGAGATGGTATTGCAGATCCAGGACTTTTAATGAAACTTGCCGGAAAAGCGGCAAATGGTGTAATGTATACAGACCATTTTGACCCTGCAAAAGCTCCAACTAAATTATCTGAAGAATTTATTAAAGAATTCAAAACTAAATACGGAAGACTTCCAAGTGCATTTGCGGCAACCGGAGCTGACGGTTATCTATTAATTTACAATGGAATTAAAGAATGCGACACTCCTGCAAACACTAAAAACTTCCTTCAATTCAAACAATGTGTAAATAATGCAATCAGACACACTAAAAACCTTGAAGCGGTAACAGGAAAACTTACAATTGATCCTAAAACAGGAAACCCTGTAAACAAACCGGCCGTTGTAGAACAAATTGTTGACGGTAAAACAGTGTTTAAAGAATTAGTACAACCTTAA